In a single window of the Lasioglossum baleicum chromosome 10, iyLasBale1, whole genome shotgun sequence genome:
- the LOC143212524 gene encoding uncharacterized protein LOC143212524, with amino-acid sequence MNDEIQYLEKYSVAPSPSRDYYGLKVIRNKVILYIWRISHGPHKTPLVQTSNFVDFERDKYLQEGIQRAFGKYLLKHVRNIASKPSQTLLTLPKNAVARLVNYLTVNDVVNLTALSHASKEIFDENFVWEILCKRYTSLTNTDDKLSTNWKQLFRLTQIRGLMKEQKETRSRQPPKQPSLAKPSTKLENSLKVSTLASKPKSHSTTNPTLRKPFPDAPRKSIQNPIQNPITKKPNFPRPTYETQINPQMKVPPLKSLQTSDRKSLKTAQSSTKVTKSVHNPEINKFPNKLGSKSDKRQAKPRRTDAKVGSSVIRALEDRPNCDKAKRPTHGSSAAIEKCGSMQSSLAKSKKTGKKIRQSKSTNLSTTELPIADPCPIRDDNFDFADLIEASLKNIRSPMSMFDYNPVNIDRKSCSGDGKDEKKMVDRPRVLKSANRKTLDRLSEKSEPLTAKSVGSNASCTGVKVKNSSKLEKSEKKVEKDGDKVNYLERYGIYQEGMQRINAEEHQLKNRKKLLDKMAVLRSLGSNFVGRLDENGVGSASNPYEFRKRNPSKL; translated from the exons ATGAACGATGAGATTCAGTATCTGGAGAAGTATTCGGTTGCACCATCACCCAGCAGAGATTATTACGGGCTTAAAGTAATCCGTAACAAG GTGATACTGTACATTTGGAGGATCTCGCATGGTCCACATAAGACGCCACTCGTGCAAACCTCAAATTTTGTGGATTTCGAGCGAGATAAATATTTGCAAGAAGGGATTCAACGAGCTTTTG gtaaatatttattgaagcaCGTGAGGAACATCGCTTCTAAACCAAGTCAGACTCTTCTGACGCTGCCAAAGAACGCTGTAGCAAGGTTGGTCAACTATCTGACAGTGAACGACGTTGTAAACTTAACAGCACTGTCACACGCCTCCAAAGAG atcTTTGACGAGAATTTCGTGTGGGAAATATTGTGCAAGAGGTACACGTCGTTAACGAACACCGACGATAAATTATCCACTAATTGGAAGCAACTATTCCGGCTGACACAGATACGGGGACTAATGAAGGAACAGAAg GAAACTCGGTCTCGTCAGCCTCCGAAACAGCCGTCACTCGCAAAGCCGAGCACAAAACTCGAGAACTCATTAAAAGTCTCGACTCTAGCATCGAAACCAAAATCCCACTCGACCACGAATCCGACCTTGAGGAAACCTTTTCCGGATGCTCCTAGAAAATCGATTCAAAATCCGATCCAGAATCCCATTACAAAAAAACCTAATTTCCCAAGACCGACATATGAGACGCAGATCAATCCTCAGATGAAAGTTCCTCCACTAAAATCCCTGCAGACGAGTGATCGAAAGAGTCTGAAGACAGCGCAGAGCAGCACGAAAGTAACAAAATCAGTGCACAATCCCGAGATAAATAAATTCCCGAACAAATTGGGCTCGAAGTCTGACAAGAGACAAGCGAAGCCTAGGAGGACTGACGCGAAGGTTGGTAGCAGTGTAATTAGAGCGCTGGAGGATCGACCTAACTGTGACAAAGCGAAGAGGCCGACTCACGGTAGCTCTGCCGCGATCGAGAAGTGCGGATCGATGCAATCTTCTCTAGCGAAGTCGAAGAAGACAGGGAAGAAGATCAGGCAGAGTAAATCGACGAATTTGAGCACGACAGAGCTACCAATTGCCGATCCGTGTCCAATCAGGGACGATAACTTCGACTTTGCGGACCTAATCGAGGCCAGCCTGAAGAACATCCGCAGCCCGATGAGCATGTTCGATTACAACCCCGTTAACATCGACAGAAAATCTTGTAGTGGCGATGGTAAGGATGAGAAAAAGATGGTGGACCGTCCTAGGGTGTTGAAGAGTGCCAACAGGAAGACTTTGGATAGACTGTCTGAGAAGTCGGAGCCCTTGACTGCTAAGTCTGTCGGCTCGAATGCCTCTTGCACTGGGGTGAAAGTGAAGAATAGCTCAAAGTTGGAGAAGAGTGAAAAGAAGGTCGAGAAAGATGGGGACAAGGTGAATTATCTTGAGAGATACGGGATTTATCAGGAGGGTATGCAGAGGATCAATGCTGAGGAGCATCAGCTGAAGAATAGGAAGAAACTGTTGGACAAGATGGCGGTGTTGAGGTCTTTGGGGTCGAATTTTGTAGGGAGATTGGATGAGAATGGCGTCGGTAGCGCCTCCAATCCGTATGAATTTCGAAAACGGAATCCTAGTAAACTCTAA